The window GCGGGGGCGCTTGACTGGGAGCGGTACAAGGTGAGGCTTGCTGCGCAGGCTGAGCGGTGGGATGCCCTGGGGATGGAGTGGTATCGGTCGCCGCAGGTTCCGTGGAGTGGGCAGTGATTTGTCTGCGGGTGCGTGGGGGCTGGTCGCGCAGTTCCCCGCGCCCCTAAAAGCCAAAAGCCAAATGACGGGCACCCCGGAGGACCGTACTCCGGGGTGCCCGTCTGCTTTGGGGGTCAGTAGTTCGTGATGGGGTTCTTGAGGGTGCCGATCAGTTGGAGGGCGCCGGACGGGTCCGAGAGGTCCACCATCTGTTCGTTGTTGCGGAGTTGGAGGCGGTTGAGGCAGGAGAGGGAGAACTCGGGGGCGAACATGTCGTACTGCTTGAACTTGTCGGCCAGTTCCGGCATCGACTCCTGGTAGGCGCGGGTGACCTCGGCGACCGTGCGCCAGAAGTCGTCCTCCTCCAGGATTCCCTCGGTGGCGAGGTTCGCCGCGAGGAAGCGGAAGAAGCAGTCGAAGACGTCCGTGAAGATCGACAGGATCTTCTTGTCCTCCGGGACCTCCACGCGCAGCCGCTCGACCGTCGGCGGCAGCACCGCGTCCGGGTCCATGACGGCGATCTCCTCGGCGATGTCCTTGTAGATCGCGCGCTGCACGACCCCGTCCTCCAGCACGAGGATGACGTTCTCGCCGTGCGGCATGAAGACCAGGTCGTAGGCGTAGAAGCTGTGGAGGAGGGGCGTGAAGTACGCCGTGAGGTAGCGGCGCAGCCACTCCGTGGGGGCGAGGCCCGACTGCTCGATGAGCGCCGCCGCGACCGAGGCACCCTCGTGGTCGACGTGGACCAGGGACGCCATCGTGGCCAGCGACTCGCCCTCCTGGAGCGAGGGCACCGGGCTCTCCCGCCACAGCGCGGCGAGCATCTTGCGGTACGGCGAGTAGCGGTCGGTCGCCTGCTCGTACTCCAGGTGCCGGTAGCCGACCGCCGCCCGCTCCTTGATGATCGACAGGCCGGTGGACTTCAGCACCGGGTCGCCCTCGATGAGCTGCGCCAGCCAGTCGTTGATCGCCGGCGTGGCCTCCATGTAGGCGGCCGACAGACCGCGCATGAAGCCCATGTTGATGACCGACAGCGCGGTTTTGACGTAGTGCTTCTCCGGGCTCGTCTTGTTGAAGAAGGTCCGGATGGACTGCTGGGCCAGGTACTCGTCGTCGCCCTCGCCCAGGCACACCAGGTGGCCGCGGGCGACCTCGGCGGCGAAGGTGACGGCGAGCTTGTTCCACCACTGCCAGGGGTGGACCGGGATGAACAGGAAGTCCTCGGGGTCCTTGCCCTGGTCGCGCAGGACACCGCGGAAGCGCTCGACGGTCTCCTCGCCCAGCTCCTCGCGCAGGAACGACTCGTACTCGATGCCGACACCGGCCGTGAACGCCGCCCGCGAGCGGTGCGCCGCGAGCCAGACCAGCCGGACCGGGTTCGCCGTCTCCGGGGCGTACGACAGGTACTCGTGGATGCCGAAGCCGAGCCGCCCGTTGTTGGCGACGAAGCAGGGGTGGCCCTCGGTCATGCCGGTCTCGATGGCCTGGAAGTCGCCGCGTGCCAGCTCGGCCGCCGTGATTTTCGGCTTGGTGAGCTTGTAGCAGGTGCCGGACAGGGTGGAGGAGATCTCCTCCAGGTAGACCGGCAGGATCTGCTCGCTGAGGCCCAGGGTGTCCTTCATTTCGATGAAGAAGTCCAGGGCCGCAAGCGGAAGCTCGGCGCCGTCCCGGTGCCGGGTGATCGAATCGGCGTCCACCTGCCAGTGGTCCAGGGCCCGGCGGGCGGCCGAGAAGCGGTACTGGGTCAGGCCGTCGTCGCTGCGGACGACGTACTCCTCCCCGTCCGCCTCGGGGGTGATGAGCCGTTCGTGCGCGAACTCGGCGAGGGCTTTGCGGATCAGCAGGCGGTTGGCCTGGTCCCAGCGCTCGGGGGACAGGTGCGCCACGGCGTCGGACAGGGTCATATCGCCACTCCTCGGGCCGCCAGGTACTGGTCACGCGTGCAGAAGCTCAGCAGCGCGCGCTTCTCCGGCTTGTCGATCTCGCGCTCGGGCACGAAGCCGACGGCCTCGTTGAGCGCATGTACTGCCTTGTTGCTGACATCGGGCTCCACCACGACCCGGCGGGTGCGCGGGTCGGCGAACAGCTCGTCCATCACGGCGGTGATGACGGCCTTGGTGAAGCCGTGGATCGGCCGGTCGGTCGGCGCGACCAGGAAGTGCATGCCGACATCGCCGGGCTCCGGGTCGTACAGGCCTTCCAGCTCGACGTACCGGGGGTCGTACGACTCCATCAGGAACGCCGGGCGGCCCTCGTGCAGGCCGAGGTACGCGTGGTGGTACTCGTGCGCCGAGATGCGCATGTACTCGCGCTCGACGTCCTGGAGTTTCGCGTCCTGCATCATCCAGTAGGACGCCTTGGGGTGCGTGACCCAGGAGTGCAGCAGCTCGGCGTCCTTCAGGGGGTCGAGCGCGCGGACGGTCAGGGTGCCTATGCCGGTCGGGGCGCTCATACCGCGAACTCCTGGAAGGCGATGGTCTTCTCGACCGGGTAGTACTCGCTGCCCAGCAGCTCCCGGATGATGTACGCGTTCCGGTACGGGCCCATGCCCAGGTCGGGGCTGGTGATGCTGTGGGTGTGGACGCCGGCGTTCTGCAGGAAGATGCCCCGGCCGGTGACGTCGACGGCGTAGTTGCGGGCGACGTCGAAGTTGCCCTGGGAGTCGTAGACCAGGCGGTCCTTGACGGGCGCGAGGAACTCCGGCTCGGCGTACTTGTAGCCGGTGGCCAGCACCAGGCCCTCGGAGTCCAGCGCGAAGTCCTTGCCCTGCTCCTCCTGGCGGAAGCCCAGCGTGTACGTGCCGTTCTCGTACGCCGCGCTGTTCAGCGAGGCGTTGGTGATCAGCCGGGTGGGGACCGGGCCGCCGAGGTTCTTCTGGTAGAGCAGGTCGAAGATCTCGTTGATCAGGTCGCCGTCGATGCCCTTGAACAGGCCCTTCTGCTCGGCCGTGAGGCGGTAGCGGGTGGCCTCGGGCAGCTCGCGGAAGTAGTCGACGTACTCCGGGGACGTCATCTCCAGCGTGAGCTTGGTGTACTCCAGCGGGAAGAAGCGCGGGGAGCGGGTGACCCAGTTCAGCCGGTAGCCGTGGACGTCGATCTCGCTGAGCAGGTCGTAGTAGATCTCGGCGGCCGACTGGCCCGAGCCGACCAGGGTGATCGAGTCCTTCTTCTGCAGCTCCGCCTTGTGGCTCAGATAGCGGGAGTTGTGCAGGAAGTCGCCGCCCAGGTCCTGGCAGGCCTCGGGGATGAAGGGCGGGGTGCCCGTGCCGAGGACGAGCCGGCGGGCGCGGTAGACGTCTCCGGCCTCGGTGTGCACGACGTAGACGTCGTCCTCGTAGCGGACCTCCGTCACCGTCGTGTTGAACCGGATGCTGCTCAGCTTGTTCGCGGCCCAGCGGCAGTAGTCGTCGTACTCGACGCGCAGCGGGTAGAAGTTCTCCCGGATGTAGAACGAGTACAGCCGGCCCTTCTCCTTCAGGTAGTTCAGGAAGGAGTACGGGGACGTCGGGTCGGCGAGGGTGACCAGGTCCGACATGAACGGGGTCTGGAGGTGGGCGCCGTCGAGGAACATGCCCGCGTGCCACTCGAAGTCGGGCTTCGACTCCAGGAAGACGCCGTCGAGTGCGTCGAT of the Streptomyces koelreuteriae genome contains:
- a CDS encoding IucA/IucC family protein gives rise to the protein MTLSDAVAHLSPERWDQANRLLIRKALAEFAHERLITPEADGEEYVVRSDDGLTQYRFSAARRALDHWQVDADSITRHRDGAELPLAALDFFIEMKDTLGLSEQILPVYLEEISSTLSGTCYKLTKPKITAAELARGDFQAIETGMTEGHPCFVANNGRLGFGIHEYLSYAPETANPVRLVWLAAHRSRAAFTAGVGIEYESFLREELGEETVERFRGVLRDQGKDPEDFLFIPVHPWQWWNKLAVTFAAEVARGHLVCLGEGDDEYLAQQSIRTFFNKTSPEKHYVKTALSVINMGFMRGLSAAYMEATPAINDWLAQLIEGDPVLKSTGLSIIKERAAVGYRHLEYEQATDRYSPYRKMLAALWRESPVPSLQEGESLATMASLVHVDHEGASVAAALIEQSGLAPTEWLRRYLTAYFTPLLHSFYAYDLVFMPHGENVILVLEDGVVQRAIYKDIAEEIAVMDPDAVLPPTVERLRVEVPEDKKILSIFTDVFDCFFRFLAANLATEGILEEDDFWRTVAEVTRAYQESMPELADKFKQYDMFAPEFSLSCLNRLQLRNNEQMVDLSDPSGALQLIGTLKNPITNY
- a CDS encoding GNAT family N-acetyltransferase, which gives rise to MSAPTGIGTLTVRALDPLKDAELLHSWVTHPKASYWMMQDAKLQDVEREYMRISAHEYHHAYLGLHEGRPAFLMESYDPRYVELEGLYDPEPGDVGMHFLVAPTDRPIHGFTKAVITAVMDELFADPRTRRVVVEPDVSNKAVHALNEAVGFVPEREIDKPEKRALLSFCTRDQYLAARGVAI
- a CDS encoding lysine N(6)-hydroxylase/L-ornithine N(5)-oxygenase family protein, giving the protein MTARPENPAPSPATHDFVGIGLGPFNLGLACLTEPIDALDGVFLESKPDFEWHAGMFLDGAHLQTPFMSDLVTLADPTSPYSFLNYLKEKGRLYSFYIRENFYPLRVEYDDYCRWAANKLSSIRFNTTVTEVRYEDDVYVVHTEAGDVYRARRLVLGTGTPPFIPEACQDLGGDFLHNSRYLSHKAELQKKDSITLVGSGQSAAEIYYDLLSEIDVHGYRLNWVTRSPRFFPLEYTKLTLEMTSPEYVDYFRELPEATRYRLTAEQKGLFKGIDGDLINEIFDLLYQKNLGGPVPTRLITNASLNSAAYENGTYTLGFRQEEQGKDFALDSEGLVLATGYKYAEPEFLAPVKDRLVYDSQGNFDVARNYAVDVTGRGIFLQNAGVHTHSITSPDLGMGPYRNAYIIRELLGSEYYPVEKTIAFQEFAV